The region TTGCAGAGCAGCAGGGACTGTAGCAGAAGTATAAAGTATAAAAGCAGAAGGCTGCCCCATCCGGAGCAGCCTTCTGCTTTTTAAGAAAGCGGGAGCTTTGTTACTTCACACTCAAGCCCAAAAACTGGCTTACTTTGTAAGCAGGAATACAGAAGGCGATTCCTTCAATCCCAAAGCCCGTCACTTTAGAGTTTACCACACCAAGCAGCTTTCCGTTTCTGTCGATCAGGGCACCGCCACTATTTCCCGGGTTCACGCTCACATCGGTTTGGATCCACTCAGAGTCTTTGTTATTTCTGATGCCGGAGATAATACCCTTCGATAAGGTTTGTCCCAGCTCTATGGAGTTAGGTGTTCCGATGGCAAACACGTCCATTCCGGAAGAGTAGTCTGCGGCGCTTGGCAGGGCAAAGGAGTAGGTGAACTTCTTATCTGCCTTCAACAAGGCCAGGTCAGCATACTCGTTCACGCGAACAACATCACAGGAAACCTCCTGGCCGTCCGGAAGTATAAGCTTCGTGTTTTTCTCCTGGTTGGCTATCACATGGAAGTTAGTTAGGATGTAGCCGCTTTCATCAATTACAATGCCGCTGCCGTGGCCTTCCTTGGTTTTCAGGGTGACGGTCGCGTTCTGTGCCTGAGCGATTGTTTTCACCAGAGAAGAGGATTTAGCTTTCTTTAGAGCGAGAGGGGTAAAGGTGGGTGTCTCTGTCTGCTCTTCTTTCATAAGCTGCTGTACCTCCTCTGCCTCCAGCACCTTAAAGAAAGAAGCCGTAATGGCATCTTCCAGAATCACGGCAATGTAATCCTGCGGGTCATCATAGTAGTTGGGGCTGAACTCGCCCGATTCAGAGACGATAGACTTCTGGAACTTGGTTTGTCCGTACACGTCGTAAAAGGTCCAGTTAATGGTAGCCTTACCGACAGCATAGTTTTGCCTGAACGCTCCCTTGTTATTATAAATATCGCTAAACTGAACGTTGCTTACCTCAGCCCCTACATAAATGGTGTTGGTCTTATTCTTCAGCACAGATCTTGTCGTGTCTGTGTAGCCATACTTCTTCAGTACATCCGCAATGGCATCTGAGAAGATCGTGTTGTCCAGTTTAAGGTCGTCTTTTCCGTTGGTAACCGAAGATTCCTTTTTCCCTTTGTTATATCTTTTGTGACTGAAATACTTCTTGAAGACCAGATCTTCCTTGCTCACATTAAAGGAGGTGCTCTTCAGGTAAATGTATTTGCTGTTCTCTTTTTTAGGAACAATGCTAAGGCTGGGTTTAACGGGAATAGCCTCTTTCTTGTAATCGAAGCTCTTCGGGCCGCCGTCAGAGAAAGGCGGAAAGAACAGGATGCCGAAAGGGATCCAGGACATAATGTAGAGCGGCGATTTAGTTGTCTGGAAAGCAACTTTATACTCCGGCTTAAAACCTGTCTGCTCCACTTTAAGCTGCTGCACCTTCATGTCTCTGGCGAGTTTGGCCTCTACCTGCTCACCTTCTCCCGCTAACTCCCCATTGACATACACTTTGGCGGTGGCATGGTCTGTAACAATCTGGAGGGGCTGCTGCTTTGAGTTAAGAATACTTGCACAGCTGGAAAGCATAATGGCTGGTGCAAGTAGAAAGCTTGTCATGCGTAAGTTTCTTTTCATACTTGGTTTTTAATTGGTTTTACTTAATTTAATTATAGTGTTGTTGGTTCAAAATGATATATTTGATACGATTAGGTGCAGATAGCTCCTACAGAATACAATAATATGGTTTTACTATATAAGTGATCGCTAATATAATATTTGCGGCCTATTAGTTGTACTGTAATCCTGAAAAAAACCTAACTTACCAAAAGCTAACCCTATACTTTCACCCTTGCCAAATCCCACACCCATACTTCAGGTCAGAGAGCTAGAGACCGTTTTCTCCACGCGCAGCGGCACCACCAGGGCCGTGGACAACATCTCGTTTGAGGTATACCCGGGCGAGGTAGTGGCCATTGTGGGGGAGTCGGGATCAGGGAAATCGGTCACGGCACTCTCGCTGATGCGGCTGCTGGATGCGGCAGGCACAACAACAGGGGGAGAGGCGGTTTTCCAATCCGGGAAGTATGGCGAGGTAGACCTGTTGCAGCTGCCGGAGAAGCAGCTGCAAGGCATTCGCGGCAACGAGATAAGTATGATTTTCCAGGAGCCGATGTCGTCTTTAAACCCGGTTTATACCTGTGGAAAACAGGTGGCGGAGGTGTTGCTGTTGCACACTGATCTTTCTAAAAAAGAGGCCAAAGCACGTACCATTCAGCTTTTTGAGAAAGCAAAGCTGCCAAGGCCGGACAAGATGTTCGACGCTTATCCACACGAGATCTCAGGCGGGCAGACGCAGCGCGTGATGATCGCGATGGCCATGGCCTGCGCGCCGGGCCTACTTATAGCCGACGAACCCACCACCGCCCTGGATGTAACGGTGCAGGCGCGTATGCTGCAGTTGATAGACGTGCTCCGGGTAAAGGATAATACCGCTGTGCTGTTCATTTCCCATGACCTGGGGGTAGTGGCCGGAATCGCCGATCGCATTCTGGTGATGTACAAAGGCAAGGTGGTAGAGCAGGGCAAGGTGCTGGACATCTTTACCCAACCGCAGCACCCCTACACCAAAGGTCTGCTGGCCTGCCGGCCCACCTTATCTGTCAGGCCGCAAGCCATACTTCCTACCGTGTCGGATTTTATGCTGGAGGATACGTTCGGGAACATCACCGAAAGGAAGCGGGAAGTATACGAGCCCTCGCTGGCAGATGTGGTAAACGCCTATGTAGGTACGGTAGCAAGTATAAAGCAAGAGCAGGAGAACAAGCAGAAGCCGCCACTGCTGCAGGTGGAGAACCTGAAAGTATACTTCCCAGTCCGGCAGGGTTTCTTTAGCCGTACTACAGACGATGTAAAAGCCGTGGACGGGGTGAGCTTTGAGGTAAAGGCCGGCGAGACGATCGGTCTGGTAGGCGAGTCGGGGTGCGGCAAGACCACGCTGGGCCGGGCGCTGCTGCGGCTGGTGGAACCCACCGAAGGCCGCATCCTCTTCAACGGCCACGACATCGCCCAACTTAGCCCCAAACAACTCCGCCAGAGCCGCCGCGATTTCCAGATGATCTTCCAGGACCCGTACGCTTCGCTAAACCCGATGCACACCGTGGGCGAGGCCATCATGGAGCCGATGGAGGTACATAACTTGTACGGTAGCAGCAAAGAGCGCCGTGGAAAAGTAATGGAACTGCTTGAGAAGGTGGGGCTTGCGACGGAGCACCTCCGTCGTTATCCACATGAGCTCTCGGGCGGGCAGCGGCAGCGCGTGAGCATAGCCAGGGCGCTGGCACTGCAGCCAAAGTGCATCATCTGCGATGAACCCGTGTCGGCACTGGATGTGTCGGTGCAGGCGCAGGTGCTCAATCTGCTTAACAGGCTCAAAGAGGAGTTTCACATCACCTACATCTTCATTACCCATGACTTATCAGTAGCAAAATATATGTCGGACCGTATACTAGTGATGAACAAGGGCCAGATCGTGGAAAGCGGAACGCCGGAACAACTCTACCTTCAACCGCGGGAGGAGTATACGCGTACGCTTATGAATGCCATCCCGGGAGGCGAGCCGGAAGACATTATGGCTGCACAGCGGAAACGGGAGGCCCTGAAGGCAAGGGTGTAGCGTGGCATCGGCAGTAGCAGCAGCCGTGTCCTGGCGTAAGCAATTTAAAGGTTGTAAAGTATGGAACAGACGCATCACGAACCAGATTGGGAATTTCATTTCAGGAGCGTGGATCATAAGCCAGGCTCCATCGCCGTAGACTTGGGCCTTGCCAAGGTTGCCCCTGTGGCCGAAAAGCCGAACCTGCTGCAGGTGTCGGTGCAGATGGTGGACCCGCGGCCCGACGGGCTCTCGTCCTTGCAGGAGACTATCGTGCTGCAGAGCCTGGAAGACGATCTGGTGGAAGTGCTTCGGGAGTTTTGCAAAGCCACCTACGCCGGCCGCCTTACCTCCAACGGGCACCGCAAAGTATACTTTTACATGGGGGAGCCCAACGGCTACGCCGAGCAGGTGCAGCGGGTGATGCAACGCTACAACGGCCACGCCTACACGGTAAGGCTGACAAAGGATGAGAGCTGGAGCCGATACTTCAATTTCCTGTACCCCGGGCCGGAGCAGCTGCAAAGCATACAGAACCGCAAGGTGCTGGAGGAACTGGAGAGCAACGGCGACGACCTGAGCAAGGAGCGGCAGGTAGACCACTGGATATACTTTAAAACCGCGGACGATAGAGCCTCTTTCCTTCAAAGCATCGTCAAGGAGAACTACAGCGTGGTCACCAGCGATTACCTGGCCTCCTCAGAAGACTACCCGCACCGCCTGCACATCAGCCGCACCGATAAGATAGACCAGCAACGTATAGACAAGGTCGTGCTGCTCCTGCGGCGCCTGGCCCAGAAGCACAACGGCGACTACGACGGCTGGGAGACGTCCATCAAAGTATAGGCCCTTCTTTTTACCGCAATAACTCCTCCTAAATCCCCCGGCACCCCTCTTATATAGAAAATTCTCTATAAATTGAAGTCGATTTATAGCACACGTTAGCCAAAGAGCCCGCAGCGGCGTATAGTAACCTTAAACTATTTAGGCTAAAGATTGTAAATGGCAGTGGCGGCTCTATTGGCTGCCCCCATAGCGACGAAGATACATGAGAAGCAAAAAAGACAACAAAGGCGGCAGAGACAAAGAGAGCCGCAGCGACAGAGGCCGCTCACGCACAAGAGGCGGCAATACAGCAAGCAGCAAAGAGACAGCCAGAGAGGCATACGCCCGTAAGGAGCCATCTAACCGCAAAGGTGGCCCTAAATCGGCGAAGGCGGTGGTGCTGGAGGTGTTTTCCAACAGCCCCGACACTGTGTTTACCATGCGCCAGGTTACCCGCCGTTTGGGCGTAACCGATAAGCATGGCCGCGAGCAGGTGCAAAACCTGGTAAAGGCGCTGGCGCGCGAGAACAAGCTGCTGGCCGTGGACGAGGACAAATACATGATGAACCTGAAAGTGGACATCGTGACGGGCCGCGTGGACCTGGCCAACAGCAAGTATGCCTATATTGTGTCGGCGGAGCGCGAAGAGGATATCCGTGTGCATACCGAGCACCTGCAGTACGCCATGGACGGCGACCTGGTGAAAGTGGAGGTGCTGCCTTCAGTGAGGGGCGGCCGCCAGGAGGGCGTGGTCGTGGAGGTGCTGGAGCGCTCGCGCACCGAACTGGTGGGGTTAATGGAGCTATCCAAGAACTTCGGCTTCGTGGTGCCCGACTTCAAGCGTTTATACTTCGATATTTTCGTAGGCGAGCGTCACCTCAACGAGGCCCAGGCGGGCGATAAGGTGCTGGTGCGCATTCTGGAGTGGCCGGATAAGCCGGGCAAGAACCCGACCGGCGAGGTGATCCGTGTGTTTGGCCCTGCCGGGGAGCACGAGGCGGAGATCCACTCCATCATGGCCGAGTTCGGCCTGCCGTTCGAGTTTCCGGAGGCCGTGGAAGAAGAGGCGGAAAGTATGTCGGAGAAAATCCCGGCCGGCGAGATCGCCAAGCGCCGCGACTTCCGCGATGTGACCACCTTCACCATAGACCCTGCCGATGCCAAGGATTTTGACGATGCCCTCTCTATCCAAAAGCTGGAGAACGGCCATTGGGAAATCGGCGTGCACATTGCCGACGTAACGCATTATGTGCACCCGAGAAGCATACTGGAGAAAGAAGCTTACCATAGAGCCACCTCCGTGTACTTGGTAGATAGGACCATCCCGATGCTGCCCGAGCGACTCTCCAACGGCCTTTGCTCCCTGCGCCCGCAGGAGGAGAAACTAACCTTCTCGGTGGTGTTTGAGCTCGACGAGAATGGCAAGCTGTACGACACCTGGTACGGCCGCACCGTTATCTACTCCGACCGCCGCTTTAGCTACGAGGAGGCGCAGGAGCGCATCGAAACCGGCGAAGGCGACTTTGCCGAGGAAGTTAACATCCTGAACAACATTGCCAAGAAACTGCAGGCCAAACGCTTTAAGAACGGCGCCATCTCCTTTGAGACGGTGGAGGTGAAGTTTAAGCTTGATGAAAACGGCAAGCCGCTGTCAGTGTATGTAAAAGAGCGCAAGGATGCCCACAAGCTGATCGAGGAGTTCATGCTGCTGGCCAACAAGCGCGTGGCCGAATTTGTGTTTGGCCTGGGCAAAGGCAAGAAGCGCCCCACCATGGTCTACCGCACGCACGGCAACCCGGACCCGGACAAGCTGAGCACGTTCTCCCTGTTCGCCCGCAAGTTTGGCTATAAGGTAGATGTGGATGGCGATATTTCCGAGGAGCTGAACCACCTGACCGCTGAGATTGAGGGTAAGCCCGAGCAGAGCGTGCTGCAGAACCTGGCCATCCGAACCATGGCCAAGGCCAAGTATAGCACCGAGCCGGAGGGTCACTTTGGTCTGGCCTTCGACCATTACTCGCACTTCACCTCGCCCATCCGCCGCTACCCCGACATGATGGCCCACCGCCTGTTGCAGCACTACCTCGATGGGGGAAGCTCCACTGAGAAGGAGGAGTATGAGGAGCGTTGCAAGCACTCTTCCGAAATGGAGAAGCGTGCCGCAGACGCTGAGCGTGCCTCCATCAAGTATAAGCAGGTGGAGTTCATGAAGGATACCATCGGAAATCAGTACAAGGGGATTGTGTCCGGTGTCACGGAATGGGGTATCTTTGTGGAGATTGAGGAGAACAAGTGCGAGGGCATGGTGCGCCTGGCCGACATCAACGACGATTATTATGAGTTGGATGCCGATAACTACCGCATCATCGGCCGCCAGACCAAGCGTATTATTTCGTTCGGCGATGAAGTGCTGGTGGAGGTGAAGAGCGCCAACCTGGCCGACCGTACCATCGATCTGGACCTAGTAGAGACACTAAAACAACATTAAATATCCTGTGGATATCAACATCCTTTCCGAAAAGTTAAACCATACGTTATCCACGCTCCGCTACGGCGAAAACCCGAAGGAGCTTTACGAGCCGATCCGCTATATCATGGCGCTCGGTGGCAAAAGGATCCGTCCGCTGCTGGTGCTGCTGGGCGCCAAAATGTTTGACGAGGAGGTGGACCACGTGCTGTTGCCGGCTGCGGCGGTAGAGGTTTTCCACAACTTCACGCTCATGCACGACGACATCATGGACCGCGCCCCGCTACGGCGCGGGCAGCAAACCGTGCACGAGAAATGGAATGCCAACACAGCCATCCTTAGTGGCGACGTGATGTTGGTGCGGGCATACGAGCTGCTACTGAACGTGGAGCCCGACAAGCTGCCGCTGGTGCTGCGCCTGTTCAGCCGCACCGCCGCCGAGGTATGCGAGGGCCAGCAACTGGACATGAACTTCGAGCGCCGCGAGCAGGTGAGCATCCCAGAGTACATCCACATGATCGCGCTGAAGACGGCCGTGCTGGTGGGCTTCAGCCTCGAGCTGGGCGCCATCCTGCAGGGGGCGCCAAAAGACGATGCCGAGCACCTCAAGGCCTTCGGCGACAACATCGGCATTGCCTTCCAGCTACGCGACGATTTGCTGGACGTGTACGGCGACAAGGCCAAGTTCGGCAAGCAGGTGGGCGGCGATATCCTCTCGGATAAAAAGACGTTCCTGATGCTGACGGCGCTGGAGCAGGCAAATAGCCAGCAGCGCGAGACCATCATCGGCTGGCGCGACAAAACTGACGAACGTATAGCCGAAGAGAAAGTAAAGGCTGTGACCGAAGTATACGACCAACTCCACATCCGCCACCAGACGGAGCAGCAGATTGATCTATACTTCCAGAAAGCCCTGCACCACCTCAACGCTATCCAACTGCCGGAGGAGCGCAAAAGCACCGTCCGCGGCCTGGCGCTGCAACTAATGGAGCGCGATAGCTAAACTATAAAAAAAGCCCTCAGCTAAAGAGGGCTTTTTTGTTGGGGCTCTTTGCTACCCCTCAAGAAGTAGATGAGCAAGTATAAAAGCATAAAGCTGCGAAAGTATAAAAGTAGAGCCCGCGAAAGTATAAAACCCAAGTCGCGATTTACCCACCCCTGCCCCTCCGAGGAGGGGAATTTCGCAAAAGAGCAAGTGATTCCCCTCCTCGGAGGGGTTAGGGGTGGGTTAACACCTGCACTGCAATAGTAACTTGGGTTATAAAGTATAAACTTCAGCGTTAGAGGCCGTGGAGTTGCGCATACACGCCAGTTAAAGCGGTTTATACTTTGGCCGAGTCGTTACGTAGTCTTTCAAATTCTTCCAGGCTAAGGTTGCTGAAATCCTCGGTCACCAGATCGGCCAGGGAAAGGTCCTGGTTTCCTGAGTTAGCGGATTTATAGCCGATGCACTTCATGCCGGCAGCTTTGGAAGCTTTCACGCCGTTGCTGCTGTCCTCTATTACTATAAACTGCTCCGGTGCTACCTGGTAGCGCTGCGCCACCTCCAGGAATATGTCCGGGGCTGGCTTGCCGTCGCGCACGTCCTCGCTGCTCACAATAAAGTCGAAGTAATGCCGGAATCCCAACTTTTTAAGGATCAGATCGATGATCAGGTGGGGAGAAGAAGAAGCCACCGAGAGCTTGTAGCCGTTCTCCCTCAAGGTGGCCAGCAGGGTATCCACTGCCGGGATGCACTGAATCTGCCGGGCCTGTAGTTCGGCATGCTTTACCTCCTTTTCAAGCTGGAAGAGTTCGTCTACGGTATGCGGCAGGCTGAACTCCCGGATCAGGGTTTCCCAGACTCTTTTGGGGGCCATCCCCACAAAGGTGTGATGCAGCGTGGTGGATACAGCTATGTTCAGCTGCTTGAAGAGCAGTCTTTCCAGTTCCATGTGGATGGGCTCGCTGTCTACGAGTACGCCATCCATGTCGAAGATTACAAATTTGTCCATAGGGTGTTATCAGTGCCTTTTAACAGGCTTGCATAGGGGTTCGGGGTAAGATAAACAATATTTACCTCAATCGGCTTTTATACTTCCAGGGCCGGTTTTGGTCGCCTACCAAGTATAAACGCAGCGAAAGCGGCAATATTTAGTAGGTGTCATACGGCTTAGTCTTTTATCTTTGTTCCAATTCATTTATTTCTCTTCAAAACCAAAGCATGAGCGTTACCATTATCCTGATCATTATCACCGTTGGCATTTCGCTGTACGCCTGGCAGAACGAGGGCCTGATGCACAAATGGATCTTCCAGCCCTATGCCGTGCAGCGCGACAACTCCTGGTACCGCTTCCTTACCTCCGGCTTCCTGCACGCCGACTTTACGCACCTGCTGTTCAACATGTTCACGCTTTTCTTCTTTGGCGATGTGGTGGAGTATGTGTTTAAGACGGCTTACGGCTCTACTACAGGCGTGCTTTTATACTTGCTCGTATACCTGGGCGGCATCATTATATCGGATGTGCCCACTTACTTTAAGCACCGCAACGACCCGCCTTACCGCGCGCTGGGAGCCTCGGGCGGGGTAGCCAGCATCGTGTTCTCCAGTATACTTTTCTACCCCACGCTGGATATCTGCCTGTTTGCCTTCCTGTGCCTGCCGGGCTTTATCTTCGGTGTGCTGTACATGATGTATTCCTACTTCTCGGGCAAGCGCATGGGCGACAACATCAACCACGATGCTCACTTGTACGGCGCCTTGTTTGGTTTTTTGCTGAGCCTGGCGCTGGTGCCGAGTGCGCTGCCAAGCTTTTTCCAGCAGATAGCCAACTGGCGCATGTTTTAAGGAGAGGACCTGCAAAAATTGCACTTTTGGTTGCAGGTAAGTTTTAGCGGAATCTGGCTGTTGTAGGGGAGGCTGCGTATAATAAAGCAGATACTATCCTTATCGACATGAAGCTGACGCAAAACAACCTATACATAAAATTCCTGCTAATTGCACTGTTTGCCGTATGGGGCCAGGTGGGGCAGGCCCAGGAAAATCGCCCTATGATGGAGTACCTGATACAGGAACGCCCTGTGTTGGCTGGCCTGCTTACCAAGGCCGGCTTAACACCTATGCTGTCGGGGGATGCGCAGATTACACTGTTTGCACCACCGGAGAGTGCCCTGCAAAGTATAAATGAGGAATCGCCGGAGCGGCTGCGGGCCATACTTTCGAGCCACATTGTAAGAGGCATACACCTGGAGCAGGACCTGAAGGAGGGTAAAACCATGAAATCGGTTTGTAGTTCCACCGGCATTACTGTTTACCGTAAGAAGGGCCAGGCGCTGATAAACGGCGTGCCTATACAGCGCCCTAACCTACAGGTCAGAAACGGCGTAGTGCACGAACTGGGTGGCCTCATCCGCAGTTAAAGCACCGCTCATGCTTTGCATAATTAAATTCACCACCCCGTTTCCTATAAGATTAATCAAGGGTAATTTAGATTATTTATACTTTACCCCCCTATAGTCTAAAGCATGCGGCTCCAGGATGCGTATGCTAACAGGAACGACTATGCACACTCCCGATAAAAACATAACACAAGAGAATTCTAAATTACTGGTAGCCCGGAACAAGTGCTATGAGTTGCTTTACATGCCTCTGAAGAACAGGATATACCTCCACATTTTCGGGTTCTGGAAGAGCAAGAGCCAGGCACCTGAATACTACCCCGACTTACAGAAAGCACTCGCGCTGATGCAGCCCGGTGGTTTCTCGCTGCTGCTCGACCTGCGCACCATGATCACGCACCCGCAGGCTGTTATGGGCAAGCACATAGAAGCGTTGGGTCTGCTAAAGGAAGCTGGGCTACGGAAAGCCGCCTGCGTAGACCCCGCCGACCGCATTGCCTCGCTGCAGGTAAACGATACCATCGTTCAAAGCCACCTATCCACAAAACGTTTTACCTCCTACTCCGAGGCCGAGGCCTGGCTGAACGAATAGCAGCAGTATAACCTTCACGTTACCAAAGAAATAAAAAGTTCCGGTGCTGTAACCGTACGCCCCTATATCAAGTTATAGAATCCCAAAAAAGCTTCCCCATAAATCCGGAGGCTTGCCCACCTGCCGCACATCATACTTTATATGACCGTTGAGATAGGGATTGTGTTAGGGATTATTCTGCTGGCGGTTATACTCTTCGTAACCGAGCGGCTCTCCATTGACACAGTTGCCATTCTGACCATGGTGCTTTTTATGGTTACGGGCATACTTACCCCTGCCGAGGGCTTTGCCGGCTTCAGCAATCCTGCCACCATTACGGTCGCCTCCATGTTTATCATCAGTTCCGCCATCTTCAGATCCGGCGTGCTGAACAGCGTGGGGGTGGGGCTCACGCGCATAGGCCGTAACAGTTACCTGCTGTGCCTGCTGGCCCTCATGCTGACCTCGGGGCTGCTGTCCGCCTTCATAAACGATACCGCTGTGGTTGCCCTGCTCATGCCCGTTGTAATCCAGGTTAGCAGGGATATCCGCGTAAGCCCCGCCAAGCTGCTTATTCCGCTTAGTTTCGGGGCATTGCTCGGCGGGGTGTGTACCCTCATTGGCACCTCTACCAATATCCTGGTAAGTGGTATTGCACTGGCGCAGGGCGTAGAGCCGCTTACCATGTTTGAGTTTTTGCCGGCCGGTATCGTGTTTCTGGTGGTTGGTATTACGTACATGTTTTTTCTGGGACGCCACCTGCTACCCGATCGCAAGCACACCGAAAGTCTCTCAGAGGAATTTAATATGGGGGATTATCTAACTGAGATCGTGCTGCTGCCCGACTCGCCCCTGGTGGGGGTGCCCCTGCAGCGCTCCAGCCTGGTGCGCGACCTGGATATAGAGGTGATGCAGGTGCTGCGTGAGAAGGAGAAGCTGCAGGTGTTCCCGGCGCTCATACTTAGGGCCAACGATGTGCTGAAGGTGCGTATAGGTGTGGAGAAGCTGAAAAAGCTGAAGCAGCAGCAGGGAGTTATACTCAAGTCGGAGCGCAGGTTCAGGGACGAGGACGTGGGCATGTATGACAGTATGCTCTATGAAGCCATCGTTACCCCGAACTCCTACATGGGAGGCAAGTCGCTGAAAGAACTTAACTTCCGGGCCTATAACTACGGCGCCTCCGTGCTGGCCATCCGCCACCGCGACGAGATCGTACACGATAAGCTGGCCCACGTGAAGTTATCGGCAGGCGACGTGCTGCTGATAGCCGCCGATAGCGACCAGGCTGAAAAACTTCGCCAGAACGATGATATCCTCATCATCTCCCAAACCGTGCGCAGCAACTTTGACTACACCAAGATTGTACCTGTGCTGCTCATAAGCGTAGGAGTGGTGCTGGCGGCGGCCACGGGGCTGGTACCTATTGTGCTGAGCGCGATAGCAGGGGTGGTGGCGATGGTCATCTTTAGGTGCATAAAGCTGGAGGAAGCCTACAGCGCCATCGACTGGAAAGTGATCTTTATGCTGGGGGGCGTGCTCTCGATGGGAGCCGCGCTGGAGAAAACAGGGGCAGCCAAACTGCTGGCCGACTACCTTATACTTGGAGTAGGTAGCTATGGCCCGCACGTGCTGCTCTCAGTGTTCTTCTTCACCACCTTCATGACCACCAACTTTATGTCGAACAATGCTACGGCGGCCCTGCTGGCGCCCATTGCCATTGTAACGGCGCAGGAGCTGGGCGTGAGCGAGCGGCCGTTTATCATGGCGGTGGCCTATGCCGCCTCCCTCAGCTTCATGACCCCGATGGGCTACCAGACCAACACTATGATCTATGGCCCCGGCAATTACCGCTTCT is a window of Pontibacter kalidii DNA encoding:
- a CDS encoding S1C family serine protease gives rise to the protein MKRNLRMTSFLLAPAIMLSSCASILNSKQQPLQIVTDHATAKVYVNGELAGEGEQVEAKLARDMKVQQLKVEQTGFKPEYKVAFQTTKSPLYIMSWIPFGILFFPPFSDGGPKSFDYKKEAIPVKPSLSIVPKKENSKYIYLKSTSFNVSKEDLVFKKYFSHKRYNKGKKESSVTNGKDDLKLDNTIFSDAIADVLKKYGYTDTTRSVLKNKTNTIYVGAEVSNVQFSDIYNNKGAFRQNYAVGKATINWTFYDVYGQTKFQKSIVSESGEFSPNYYDDPQDYIAVILEDAITASFFKVLEAEEVQQLMKEEQTETPTFTPLALKKAKSSSLVKTIAQAQNATVTLKTKEGHGSGIVIDESGYILTNFHVIANQEKNTKLILPDGQEVSCDVVRVNEYADLALLKADKKFTYSFALPSAADYSSGMDVFAIGTPNSIELGQTLSKGIISGIRNNKDSEWIQTDVSVNPGNSGGALIDRNGKLLGVVNSKVTGFGIEGIAFCIPAYKVSQFLGLSVK
- a CDS encoding ABC transporter ATP-binding protein; translated protein: MPNPTPILQVRELETVFSTRSGTTRAVDNISFEVYPGEVVAIVGESGSGKSVTALSLMRLLDAAGTTTGGEAVFQSGKYGEVDLLQLPEKQLQGIRGNEISMIFQEPMSSLNPVYTCGKQVAEVLLLHTDLSKKEAKARTIQLFEKAKLPRPDKMFDAYPHEISGGQTQRVMIAMAMACAPGLLIADEPTTALDVTVQARMLQLIDVLRVKDNTAVLFISHDLGVVAGIADRILVMYKGKVVEQGKVLDIFTQPQHPYTKGLLACRPTLSVRPQAILPTVSDFMLEDTFGNITERKREVYEPSLADVVNAYVGTVASIKQEQENKQKPPLLQVENLKVYFPVRQGFFSRTTDDVKAVDGVSFEVKAGETIGLVGESGCGKTTLGRALLRLVEPTEGRILFNGHDIAQLSPKQLRQSRRDFQMIFQDPYASLNPMHTVGEAIMEPMEVHNLYGSSKERRGKVMELLEKVGLATEHLRRYPHELSGGQRQRVSIARALALQPKCIICDEPVSALDVSVQAQVLNLLNRLKEEFHITYIFITHDLSVAKYMSDRILVMNKGQIVESGTPEQLYLQPREEYTRTLMNAIPGGEPEDIMAAQRKREALKARV
- a CDS encoding DUF695 domain-containing protein; its protein translation is MEQTHHEPDWEFHFRSVDHKPGSIAVDLGLAKVAPVAEKPNLLQVSVQMVDPRPDGLSSLQETIVLQSLEDDLVEVLREFCKATYAGRLTSNGHRKVYFYMGEPNGYAEQVQRVMQRYNGHAYTVRLTKDESWSRYFNFLYPGPEQLQSIQNRKVLEELESNGDDLSKERQVDHWIYFKTADDRASFLQSIVKENYSVVTSDYLASSEDYPHRLHISRTDKIDQQRIDKVVLLLRRLAQKHNGDYDGWETSIKV
- the rnr gene encoding ribonuclease R, whose product is MRSKKDNKGGRDKESRSDRGRSRTRGGNTASSKETAREAYARKEPSNRKGGPKSAKAVVLEVFSNSPDTVFTMRQVTRRLGVTDKHGREQVQNLVKALARENKLLAVDEDKYMMNLKVDIVTGRVDLANSKYAYIVSAEREEDIRVHTEHLQYAMDGDLVKVEVLPSVRGGRQEGVVVEVLERSRTELVGLMELSKNFGFVVPDFKRLYFDIFVGERHLNEAQAGDKVLVRILEWPDKPGKNPTGEVIRVFGPAGEHEAEIHSIMAEFGLPFEFPEAVEEEAESMSEKIPAGEIAKRRDFRDVTTFTIDPADAKDFDDALSIQKLENGHWEIGVHIADVTHYVHPRSILEKEAYHRATSVYLVDRTIPMLPERLSNGLCSLRPQEEKLTFSVVFELDENGKLYDTWYGRTVIYSDRRFSYEEAQERIETGEGDFAEEVNILNNIAKKLQAKRFKNGAISFETVEVKFKLDENGKPLSVYVKERKDAHKLIEEFMLLANKRVAEFVFGLGKGKKRPTMVYRTHGNPDPDKLSTFSLFARKFGYKVDVDGDISEELNHLTAEIEGKPEQSVLQNLAIRTMAKAKYSTEPEGHFGLAFDHYSHFTSPIRRYPDMMAHRLLQHYLDGGSSTEKEEYEERCKHSSEMEKRAADAERASIKYKQVEFMKDTIGNQYKGIVSGVTEWGIFVEIEENKCEGMVRLADINDDYYELDADNYRIIGRQTKRIISFGDEVLVEVKSANLADRTIDLDLVETLKQH
- a CDS encoding polyprenyl synthetase family protein, whose amino-acid sequence is MDINILSEKLNHTLSTLRYGENPKELYEPIRYIMALGGKRIRPLLVLLGAKMFDEEVDHVLLPAAAVEVFHNFTLMHDDIMDRAPLRRGQQTVHEKWNANTAILSGDVMLVRAYELLLNVEPDKLPLVLRLFSRTAAEVCEGQQLDMNFERREQVSIPEYIHMIALKTAVLVGFSLELGAILQGAPKDDAEHLKAFGDNIGIAFQLRDDLLDVYGDKAKFGKQVGGDILSDKKTFLMLTALEQANSQQRETIIGWRDKTDERIAEEKVKAVTEVYDQLHIRHQTEQQIDLYFQKALHHLNAIQLPEERKSTVRGLALQLMERDS
- a CDS encoding HAD family hydrolase, which produces MDKFVIFDMDGVLVDSEPIHMELERLLFKQLNIAVSTTLHHTFVGMAPKRVWETLIREFSLPHTVDELFQLEKEVKHAELQARQIQCIPAVDTLLATLRENGYKLSVASSSPHLIIDLILKKLGFRHYFDFIVSSEDVRDGKPAPDIFLEVAQRYQVAPEQFIVIEDSSNGVKASKAAGMKCIGYKSANSGNQDLSLADLVTEDFSNLSLEEFERLRNDSAKV
- a CDS encoding rhomboid family intramembrane serine protease, giving the protein MSVTIILIIITVGISLYAWQNEGLMHKWIFQPYAVQRDNSWYRFLTSGFLHADFTHLLFNMFTLFFFGDVVEYVFKTAYGSTTGVLLYLLVYLGGIIISDVPTYFKHRNDPPYRALGASGGVASIVFSSILFYPTLDICLFAFLCLPGFIFGVLYMMYSYFSGKRMGDNINHDAHLYGALFGFLLSLALVPSALPSFFQQIANWRMF